The Dioscorea cayenensis subsp. rotundata cultivar TDr96_F1 chromosome 19, TDr96_F1_v2_PseudoChromosome.rev07_lg8_w22 25.fasta, whole genome shotgun sequence genome includes a window with the following:
- the LOC120250358 gene encoding sphinganine C4-monooxygenase 2-like encodes MEFSDEMLSAIIPPVVHWVFAGIYGLLGTYLTKYRLHPKGDEEKNNTVSKRAVIKGVLIQHVIQIAVHFMAAKVRANEGSAAKEQQPSLPVLAVQWIIAMVVMDTWQYFIHRLVHVNRFLYRHIHAAHHAQIVPYVYGALYGHPIESLLLDIIGGALAFLISGMTTRTSIYFFSFATIKSLDLHSGLYIPWNPLQALFFNNCAFHDTHHQLKGHRHNFSQPFFISWDKILGTYMPYSVEERTGGGFEIKFLKDA; translated from the exons ATGGAGTTCTCTGACGAGATGTTGAGCGCAATCATTCCGCCGGTGGTGCACTGGGTGTTTGCAGGGATATACGGTTTGCTAGGAACATATCTCACCAAGTACCGACTACATCCAAAAggtgatgaagaaaaaaataacactgTGTCAAAAAGAGCAGTGATCAAGGGCGTTCTAATCCAACATGTCATCCAAATAGCAGTTCACTTCATGGCTGCAAAG GTTAGGGCTAATGAAGGATCAGCAGCAAAGGAACAACAACCTTCCCTACCCGTGCTGGCTGTGCAATGGATAATTGCCATGGTAGTCATGGACACGTGGCAGTACTTTATTCACAGACTCGTTCACGTAAACAGGTTCTTATATAGGCACATCCATGCAGCACACCATGCTCAGATAGTGCCCTACGTGTATGGAGCTCTCTATGGGCATCCCATTGAATCCCTACTATTGGACATCATTGGTGGTGCTTTGGCCTTCTTAATCTCTGGCATGACCACCAGAACCAGcatctatttcttttctttcgcCACCATCAAATCTTTGGACTTGCACTCTGGGCTATATATCCCTTGGAATCCCCTCCAAGCTTTGTTCTTTAATAATTGTGCTTTTCATGACACTCACCACCAACTCAAGGGTCACAGACATAACTTCTCTCAACCATTCTTCATCTCATGGGATAAGATCCTTGGGACTTACATGCCATACAGTGTTGAGGAGAGGACAGGTGGAGGATTTGAAATTAAGTTTCTTAAGGATGCTTAG